Below is a genomic region from Azoarcus sp. KH32C.
CGGGCGGCAACGGGAAACTGCACCGGGTCGTTCAAGCGCGGATCGAAAAACGTTCCCTTGCCGTGCATCTCGAGATTGGCGACAAAGGCATTCCAATGTGTCACCGAGCCCCAGCCGGTCCAGGTATGGAGATTGACGCCAGCCAGCCCGAACGCGGGCGGAATCAGGGTCGCGGCCGTCTTGCCGTCGGGGCGGAAGGCCTTGCCGTCGAGGAACAGCTCGGCGTCGAACTTTCCTGGCCCCCAAGAAGTGACGACCTGGCGCACGGTTGCCTCGTCGACCTCGAGCAGTGCGGCCACGGCACTCAGGTCCGGCGCCAGATTGACGATCGCGCCGACATTGAGGTCGCGGTTCGCCCAGCCGTCGAGCCGACGGCCGATCCCCGGAGCGAGCGAGTTATCCACCGCCGTATGACACAGCGCGCATTGAATGCCAATGGACTTGAGGTTGCGCCCTGCGTCGAAGAACCCCGTCACGCCGATGACCGCATTCAGGCGCAGCAACTCGACGGTGACCGCCGGGTCATCCAGATTGACCAGCCCGTGCTTCAAGTCGGATACGAGTGGGGCCGGCAGAGCGTCCACATCGACCTTCAGCCCCACGGCGAGGGCAGTCTTCGGACTCACCCCGGGGCCGACGCCACCGAGCGAAGCGCCCTTGATCGCATCATGCAGCTTCAGCGTATCGCCCCAGAAGGCCTCATCGCCGAAAGTATCGAAACGGAAGGTCGCCCGTCCTTCCGCCAAGGTTTCCTGGACTTGTCGGTCGATCTGTTGGTCGAGTTTCTTGCCGGACGGCAGCGCGTCGTCGGAGATTGCGAGCTTGTGTCCTGCCAGTACCATGGCGGCAAAGAGGGGGACTGCCAGAATGTATTTCCGGTGCTTTTTCATCATGCCCTCCATTCAATGATCTCAAGTTATTGCGCCGACAAACTGCGGTGTGACTCATCTTTCGCCGCCTTGGCAGTGACGCGACGCGCGATCCCGGTTCGTCGCGCCCGTGGCCACTGGGGGCGATGCCGTTCCATGACCCCGATGGGGTTTCATGCCGGTGCTCTCCACCTGTCGTTGGCCGACAGAATCTGCGCCGGAAGCCTTTGCCGCGTCTGTGCGCTGTCCCACGTATTGCGAACGGAAGACCTATACTTTGAATGGTCAATCGATTATGCGAGGTCGCTTGTGACTGCCTTTCATGACCCGCGCCAGAACCACCTTCTCGCAGTCCTGCCGGCGGACGAATTCCAGCGTCTGCTTCCGCTCCTGGAACTGGTCGATCTGCCGCTCGGACATGTGATTCACGAGTCGGGGATCCGGATGCGTCACGTCTATTTCCCGATCGACGTGATCGTGTCCCTGCTGTATGTGATGGAGGACGGCGCGTCCGCCGAGATCGCCGTGGTCGGAAACGAGGGCATCGTTGGTGTCTCGCTATTCATGGGCGGCGAAACGACACCCAGCCGGGCCATCGTGCGAAGCGCGGGCCATGCCTACCGGCTGAAGGCGCAAGTGCTGAAGGCAGAATTCGATCGTGTCGGGGGGCGCCGTTCCGGAGCATTGCATCATCTGTTGCTGCGCTACACCCAGGCACTGCTGACCCAGATGGCGCAGACCGCAGCGTGCAACCGCCATCACTCACTGGAGCAGCAGCTCTGCCGCTGGTTGCTGCTGAGCCTCGATCGCGTGCCGGCGAACGAATTGATCCTGACTCAGGAACTGATTGCCAACATGCTCGGGGTGCGCCGCGAAGGGGTCACGGAGGCTGCCGGAAAGCTGCAGAAGGCGGGCTTGATCGAGTACAGGCGTGGCCACATTACCGTGCTCGATCGAGGGAGGTTGGAAGCTCAATCCTGTGAATGCTATGCGGTGGTCAAGAAGGAGTTCGAACGTCTGCTTCCCGAAGCAATCGCGCGGTAATCCGGCGCCGGCCCGTGAAGAATTGACCTTTCTTTCGTTTGCGGACCTGTCGCAATTCCTTTCCGACAGAAAGAAATATTTGCGGGGCGCCGCGAAGTCCGATGCTGCGCCGTCCCGCGATCCCGCATGGCTGCAGGTTCTTCTCCCTTGGCCGCGGCTGCCGCGGTCGATAAACCTTGAAACGGCCGGTGGGGCGAGGTGACTGCTCTCTTCTGCTAAGGTTCTAGGCCTGTCAGGGCGTGCCGCAAGGCCTGGAGGTCAGCAGCGCCCGTGCAACCGGACGCGCCCATGAAGAGACTCGAACTGCTTGATTACGCACGTTTCGGTGCAGGACTGGCCGTCGTCGCCTACCACTATTTCTTCAACGGAATCAGCAACGGCAAGGTCACATCGATCAGCCATGTTCCGGAACTCGTCGCCTTCGCCAAATATGGCTTTCTGGGTGTCGAGTTCTTCTTCATGATCAGCGGCTTTGTCATCTTCTATTCCGCAAGGGACAAGACGGCCGGCGAGTTCCTGACTTCACGAGCAGTGCGCTTGTTTCCCGCCTTCTGGGTCGCGGTGCCTTTCACGGTCTTTTTCGCGTTGTTCTGGGGCGGCGACAAGATGTCGGTCACGCTCCCTGAGGTGCTGGTCAATCTGACGATGGTGCCGAAGCCCCTCGGCCAGCCCTTCGTCGATGGCGTCTACTGGACACTGCAGTACGAATGGAGCTTCTATTTCGCCGTCTTCCTCGTGCTTGCGGCCGGCTTGCAGTCGAAGCTGAACCGCTTGTTGCTCCTGTGGCCGTTCTACATCCTCGTGATGCGGCTCATCGGCATCGACAAGCTCCCCTATGCGTCGGCGTACTACTGCTATTTCGCGGCGGGCGCGCTATTCGCGTTGCGGATGGAAGAGAAGAGCAGGGCGTCGCTTGCCGCGCTGATCGTCAGCCTGGCGCTGTGCGTCTCCTTTTCGGCCGGCAAGGCGGCGGGCCTGACGATCAACAAGGGCGTGGAATTCTCGGCGATCGTGATCGGCGCAATCGTCGTCTGCCAGTTCCTGTTCTTTGTTTTCCTGAGCTCCGGAGCCGGGCTGAAACTCAAACTGCCCGGCTCGAAGCTCGCAGGTGGGCTGACCTATCCGATCTACCTCATCCACGCGCACTTCGGCTACATGCTCTTGTCCCGGTTCGCCAATGATGACAATCGCGCGATGGTCTATTCGCTGATCCTCGCGGCGGTGTTCGTGGTCGCCTATGCGATCCACGTGCTGGTCGAGCGCAGGCTCGCGGGATTCTGGACTGCGCTCTTCGCCCGCAGTTTCGGAGCACTCGGCGACACCTTCCAGAATCGGGCCAGCGGATTGGTGAAGTTTGCGGTCGGCACGGCGATGGGCCGCGCGCGTTAGTTGGCATGGAGGCAGAGAGATCCTGCACTCAAGGCCGTCCGTGAGGAGCTAAGATAAAAAAATAATCAGAATCGGGTGGGGACACGGATGGTCCAGCGGATCGAGAGCCGGCGCCGGGATGGCGACGATGTGCCGGCAGACAGCGTGCAGCTGCGCGAACTGGCGACACGCTCATTGCTCGCGCACTTCGCCGATTTGTGCGAGGGGGTCGTCGTTGTCGATGCGCAGGCGCGCGTCGTGTGGATGAACGACCGCTATCCGGCCCACCTCGGGATCGACGATCCGGCCGGCGTGATCGGGCGGCCGGTCGAGGAGGTGATCCCCAATAGCCAGATGCGGCAGGTCGTGGAAACCGGGCGGCCGATCATGCTGGACATCATGGATTTCGGCAAAGAGGCCTTCGTGGTCACACGCCTGCCGCTGCGCGACGACCGGG
It encodes:
- a CDS encoding Crp/Fnr family transcriptional regulator → MTPMGFHAGALHLSLADRICAGSLCRVCALSHVLRTEDLYFEWSIDYARSLVTAFHDPRQNHLLAVLPADEFQRLLPLLELVDLPLGHVIHESGIRMRHVYFPIDVIVSLLYVMEDGASAEIAVVGNEGIVGVSLFMGGETTPSRAIVRSAGHAYRLKAQVLKAEFDRVGGRRSGALHHLLLRYTQALLTQMAQTAACNRHHSLEQQLCRWLLLSLDRVPANELILTQELIANMLGVRREGVTEAAGKLQKAGLIEYRRGHITVLDRGRLEAQSCECYAVVKKEFERLLPEAIAR
- a CDS encoding acyltransferase, with the translated sequence MKRLELLDYARFGAGLAVVAYHYFFNGISNGKVTSISHVPELVAFAKYGFLGVEFFFMISGFVIFYSARDKTAGEFLTSRAVRLFPAFWVAVPFTVFFALFWGGDKMSVTLPEVLVNLTMVPKPLGQPFVDGVYWTLQYEWSFYFAVFLVLAAGLQSKLNRLLLLWPFYILVMRLIGIDKLPYASAYYCYFAAGALFALRMEEKSRASLAALIVSLALCVSFSAGKAAGLTINKGVEFSAIVIGAIVVCQFLFFVFLSSGAGLKLKLPGSKLAGGLTYPIYLIHAHFGYMLLSRFANDDNRAMVYSLILAAVFVVAYAIHVLVERRLAGFWTALFARSFGALGDTFQNRASGLVKFAVGTAMGRAR